TGTTCAAAGCGGGTGTGGTTGGCGCCCGGGTAGACATATTCCGCGCCTGCGAGTTGACGAAGTCTGTGGAGACGTTGCATTGGGAAGGAATCTATAATATCCCTCTCTGTCTCGTTTATGTAGACGTATCCGTGAACCGGGTCTTTTATTTCGCCCCAGCGTTGACCCATGAGTGTAACGCTCCAATTTTTATCTTAGTTATTACTATTTAAGCAGTCAGCTTTAGAATCAACAATGCTAGGCAGCAGAGGATTGATTTAAGTGGCGGCAGCTGAGCGTCATGGCGTGTTCATATGCGTTGAGGGCATCGATGGCAGTGGAAAGACCACTCAAGCACGCCGCCTTGTAAAAACTCTGACAAGGAAAGGTTACGATGCCGTCTACACCACTGAACCAAGCAAAGGCATCTATGGCAATATAATAAGAAAAAATATACTTCAAGGAAACATCCGTGTTCCAACAGTAGTAGAGGCTGTGCTCTTCGCAGCAGACCGTGATTATCACATCGAAAACGAAATAAAACCACTTCTCAAAGCAGGAAAAATCATAGTCTGCGACCGCTATGTTTACTCTTCCCTCGCGTACCAAGGAGCAGCAGATGTCAACATAGAGTGGATAAAAGAAATCAACAAGCATGCTATCAAACCTGACCTCGCAATTTACATCGACGTACCA
The genomic region above belongs to Candidatus Bathyarchaeota archaeon and contains:
- a CDS encoding dTMP kinase produces the protein MAAAERHGVFICVEGIDGSGKTTQARRLVKTLTRKGYDAVYTTEPSKGIYGNIIRKNILQGNIRVPTVVEAVLFAADRDYHIENEIKPLLKAGKIIVCDRYVYSSLAYQGAADVNIEWIKEINKHAIKPDLAIYIDVPPDIVINRIKRRKTVMETLQTQRDVRELYLKLVEDKQLIKVYGNASIREVAQTIENIVLRFLEKR